The window cAACACCGACGTCTTGATGACTCAGCAGCCAGCCGacgtttcttcttcttctaattagACTATCCAGAGCAGGgtgtcaaattttttcatttaacacccTGCCACGTCAGCTTAACACCTCTTTTAACACCCACTTTTTAACATATCATACAGCAACGTGTTATTCAAGgtattaaaattactttttcactttctctcacttccacatcatttaaacatatacataatttcattttttttaaccacaaacaatattattcatcacttgataaatcaaacatacaaatattatttaaaacgaagaagaaaacaaacactcTAAACAAGGATGAAAGAGTTTCAAGATTTTAAAAGAAAGGTGATacaaacaaggatgataatatggtagaaaatttctgaaattttttggtgtccaaatgacacaaaccaagtctctatttatagatcgtgaaaaataaaaaatattgatataattttttttttttattgatcaattattattaaaatgtatttttaaaataagaaaactaaaATCAAAAATAGATATTATCCTGCCACATGGCAGCCTCTCATTGGGCCAAACAAAATTTGACACCCATGTCAAATTTTGACACCCAAAATTTGACACCCAAAATTGCCCCTGCTGCCTCCCACCCTCCTCTTTTGACACCCAAATAACACCCCAAATGCTCCCATGCTGCGGCGGGTCTAATGGATAAGCCCGAACCAAAATTGGGTCCCactattcttctctctctatatatatatatatatatatataagaaatagaATTCTTACTCTTTCAAACACACCACACAAAAAAATGGGTTCATCTTCTTCATACATTCTTCTTCTACCTTCAAACCCTAAATTCTCCTCCGTGAAATTTGGGAAATCTGTAATTCGCATATCTGCTTCTTCCTGTGCCACCACGTCCAAGTCTCGGACGAcatcctcatcatcatcatctctttACGATGTTCTTGGTATACACTCCGGCGCCACCTCTAAAGAAATCAAAACGGCTTACCGTCGACTGGCCAGACTCGTCCACCCCGACGCCGCCACGGCGTCGTACGGAGATTCGGGAGAAGAATTCATCAGGATCCACGCTGCCTATTCGACATTGTCCGATGATCCGGTGAAGCGAGCCGATTATGATGACAGTAGTAGTAGTATTAGTCATTCTCATCGTCGGTTTTCCAGATACTACGCCGCCAAACCGAGACGGACGTGGGAAACAGATCAATGCTGGTAGTAGAGATCAATGCCAACTCTGTTACCTCTTGTTCATCAACCAAGAAGAAGATTTTGAATTCCCAATATTTATTTAGGGTTCGTCGCCGCCGTCGCCTCCATTTTTACTGATTCTGAAATAATTCATTTCacccttcttttttttttcttttttttaataatgtaaattatcTTCCTACAatgatactttttttttattattattattatgaaaaccACCTtacattcttttattttataaaaaaatactccCCTTTTATAtcaagataaaatattatattaaacaaaaaaatcacgataataatttacattattaaaaataataatagcagggagattgaaaattttaaaattatttcttattaaattttcaatcaagATATACACATAACTCTATACATAATGAAGAAATGATTGGggaggaaatttggtgagggaataaaGGAGGAATGACTTGGCGGCAATATGATTGGcggaaaaaattaaataatttctctctcttctctttttcctcctactttatcatttttccaaccGAGGTGATGACAAatcattctctctctcaaattccccctatcactcctcatacataattttattttaaaatattttttttttaagagtttgCTGAATCAAATAAGATTtacctaatatatattaaatccaaattatattaatcatatatttaatttaataggaATGTTTTGGAGTTTggataatcttattttatttttatgttgttaattaatgtttaatatatattttttttataaatcacttacttaaataaaaaaaactttaattacaaaaagaaaaaaaaaattgatggcCAAAATGAtgcaaaaaaaaagtaaaaaaataatatattaaaataaaatgattgattaaatgttaggtaaaattaaaaaatatatatattaaggtgaaataaataataaatatagaaaatatatcttatttaaatatttatagaattataatttgtgaatttaatttaatagaaatattGATTGAATTTCCGATTAATTCGCGTAATATAATGTTCagatcttttatttttaatttttaattttagatctttagattgatttattattaacgGAGAAAAGTAAGATAAGGCCCAACCAAggtttaaagaaaattaaagcCCAAGAATTTGATGAGATCCATCAATCAATTAATTAGCCACCACCAGAGCAAAACAGATTTAGACGATGGCGCATGTGATGCGGCCGCTGCTGCTGCTGCAGTCACCGCGGTGGCTGCGCCGTTGCTGTTCTCCGGCATCATTCAACCATCTCCTGtccaattcttcttcttcaccactCTTTGGTAATCCCCGCCTCCTTTTCCACATTTTCCGATCAGTCCCTTCTTCATACCAGTCCGTGCATTTCCAAAGACGCATACCCAAGTTAAAAGACAGATTGGCGGAGTCCGATTTGCCGGATACTGACGGCGAAGAATCAGATTCCCAGGGTCTCACGAGACAGAGCAGGAATGAGAAGAAGCGCGATGCTCGTCTGGCTGTACAATGGGGAAGGGATATTGCCGCCTTCTCCATTCCTGAAATCAAACTCATTCTCCGGTTACCCATTTTAACCCTTTTTCAGTTTGATTCagttatttgtattattatgttCAATTGATCAGTTTTTGCTTTAATTTTAGGGCGGCTTCTCTCGAACAGGAAGTGTTCGATGCTATAATGGTAGCAAAGGTCGTACATTTCAGATTACTAAGTTTAGTTAAGTAGTTGGTTTTCTGTTATCTGAACGAATTGTTTGCTTTTATTTTCGCCAGAGACTAGGCCGTGATGTAAAAGAAGGAAAACGCAGACAGTTCAACTACATAGGTAGGGTAAATGAGCTATCTTTGTTTCTCACTCACTCACTTTCACATGTGGGTTTTTTGGTTTGTTGTTGGTAGGAAGATTGATAAGAGAAGGAGAACCAGTAATGATGGATGGTTTAATTCAAGCTACAAAGGATGGTGGCCTGAGTAAGCTCCAAGCTTTTTGTCGTAAAGAGGCATTGATTACTGTAAATGTTGATAATGCACCACAAGTTATGGAATATGAAGATGAAGTGAAGgtagtttgtttgtttgtttgtttgtttgtttctttagTTGTTACCTAGAATCAATGGGGACtgtttgatttttaagaaaatgagtTGCAGGCATCTGACGGTTGCATGGAGTTAGTTGAGAGATGGTTGGATGGTTTGATGAAGAGAGACATGAACATTACAAAGGAAATCTATTCGGTTAAGGAAGTCGATTTTGATCGTCAGGTGATTGCTTTTTCTTATTGCATGTATGCTCTGTTTCATATCATTACAATTTACAATGAATGAAATGCTAATGTTCTACTCAATCCAGAAATTGAGGAGACTAGTGAAAGAGTTGTACTCAATCCAAGATCTTCAACAATTAGATTCAGATGAAGGGAAGGGACAGCTGGACGAGGTTGCAGCACTAGTTAGCGCGAAGAAGTCTCTCAAACATTTCCTCATAGTACTTGCTAAGCAGTTTCCTATAGGATATTTGATAGGAGGTGAAATAACTGAAATATAGATTCAATTAAATCGATTGCATTGAACTATGGATGGATGGATCATCCCAATCCAGAATACAATGTAAATTGATTTCAATATGTTGGTGTATTTCACTTATGATAATTTTTTGTCAAAATTATATCatttcaaacttttattttgaaataatcaaacCCTCAAAGCAGTGTTCGAACCATCATCCTCCACTGAGCTACCCTCTTCTTTATTCATTTGGTTGCCTAACTAAGTAACCTTTGTAATCTACGGGATTAGAACTGTCATTAAGCTAAGCATTTGAAACTATGGTAACGAAACTGCCGTTGAAAGGTGTTGGTTATAACATGCTTTTACTAGTGTTATGGGTCATGTTTTCTACGGATTCTCAAGGTTCTAGCTCGAGTGATcaatttgacatattttttttgtcttctttATAAACAGTAAACTATTATGTATTTTTGATTTTACTTACAATATATATcacttaataaaaaaactttttttggTTTAGAGATGGCTTCTCTTTGCATATCTTTCCCActcaataatacaaaaataagtaattgcGACCCATGTAGCTTCTTTTGTAGGTCAAAGTCAAACTACACCCTAATGTTCTAACATTGTGTACAAAATAAGCAGCAACAACCTCTTGGGCCTTTAAATATCGCACCAgtttttcagaatttttttagttttattaaaacaaaatctcgTTAAACAAAAACTaagttatttgtaatttatttaagataaattattaaaatgtaattttatatttaaaattaataaaaataaaataaaaacattttgatattattattaataaataaagtgatttgataatatttcatatttcaaagGAAAAACACAATCGATTCATTAAaccttttattattaaaaataaaataaaaatactacaGTAGTATGTAAATAGAATAGATAAAGTGCAGTAGGAGAGAAGGTTACAAAATTCTTTGTGGCCTTACAATTTATAAATGCAtgccattaattaattaatagaagaGTCGCCACCATTACTACTAATAATAATACTCTTGCTAAAATTTCTATCTTTTACTCTTTCTTTCAAGCACAAATCAATGCATTCAGCAGCCAATGTGATCAATCTTAAATCTTAAATCCAGATAGATGATTTCACCTACAATTCATCTTTAAAGGAAGATGCAGCATCTTCTtcaacaacatcatcatcaccacCGCCGCCGCCAGCAGCACCAGCAACTTCGTCCTCATCCTTTTCAACAGCCTTTTCTTCTTCAGCCACTTCaacttcctcttcctcctccacAACTTCATCATGGCTAATATCCAGGCTAGATTTCACCGAGTTATATATCCACGAAGCAAAGTCCTTTGGGTCATTTGAAACAAatccactctccatcaaagcTGTTTGGTACATCAGTTGAGCCGTTTGCTTCACAATCTCATCCTATTTATGAAACAATCATCAATCTTCTTTTAgttctatttcaaataaaaccatatccattattaactaattaattaattacctcaGGGTCCTTGGCTACTCTCTCTTTCAATTCCTTGATAATTGGGTGTCTCGGGTTGATTTCAAGCACCCTCTTTCCTCTCATGTAAGCCTGTTTTTTAGCATCGGACAGAGTCTGGGACTGCATTATCCTCTCCATGTTCGCGCTCCACCCGTATTTTGATGTAACAACCACGCAAGGACTGTCTGCAAGACGGTTGCTTACCTTCACATCATCAACATTGTTTTCACTCCCAAGTGCACCTTTCCACCATTTCGTTAACTCCTTGTATGATTCTTTCAATTCTTTGTCTTTCGAATCCTTCACTATCTTAAGACCTTCTTTAGACACGTCCTGGAACTTTTTGTCTTCGAAATCCATAAGGTATTGCATCAGGTACTCGTCCACAGGGTCTGTGAAGAAAATCACCTATACGcgcacaaattttatttattatcatctaTTCTTCGTTTTTCAAATggaaaatccaaaattattacCTCGTAGTTTTTCTTGTTAAGTCTCTCGAGGAATGGTGATTTCTCCAACTGTTCCTTGCTGGTTCCAGTGAGGTAGAAGATGTCCTTCTGTCCTGGTTTCATTCTTGAAATGTATTGGTCCAGTGAAGCTAATTTGTCACCAGATTTTGAACTGTCaatgggaagaagaagaagaagaagagtgtttatttatgtttatcaTCAACTCATACTTCATATAGATCACACAACAGTCATATTAGAAGGGATTTTTCCTTTTACCTCTCGAATCTCAGAAGTTTTGCCAACCGGTTCCTGTTTGTAGCATCCTCAATAATACCCAGTTTTATCGACTTGCCAAAACGACTCCAGAATGTAGCGTACTGACCTTTCTTCTCATTTGCATCATCAGACGACTCCTCAACTGCGGAATAGAGTTTTGATAAGCAGATAATATGGAAAAATTACTAATCAAATCTGTTTTATCATTCAAATCtgctaaaatattttattttataatgtttttaagaTATTAAACACAAGGATGATTTAGTCATTTAAAACCAATAATCCacctttcatcaaacaaggtttatttattatttctttcaaaaatcagtttatttgaaatgaaacctacatcaaacaaataAGCTATTGAAGTGATAAAGCAAATTATATATGACTCACCATTCTTATCCTTGTCATTAGATTCTTCTGGATCCTCCTCTGCAAGCTTGCGAATCATATCAAGTGCCTTTCTGATCAGCTTCTTCTTGATTGTTTTCAAGCTGCTGTGTTGTTGAAGCATTTCCCTCGAAACATTCAGTGGCAAGGTGTCAGAATCGACAATACCCTGAGAACAGACATTAAGGAGGAACAGTTCAACACCCAAACTCAAAGTACGTATTCCTCAGTATAAAACAATCGTGTATTTTATTTAGCTATACCTTCAAGAAGTTAAGATACTTGGGCAAAAGTTCGTCAAACTCATCTGATATGAAGACCCGTCTAACAAATAACTTCAAGTTCGATTGTTTCGTGTTATAATAACTCTCGTACAGATCCTTAGGAGCCCTTGGTGGAACAAACAAGAGAGCCTTAAACTCTACATCACCTTCAGCATTGAAGTGACTCCATCCCAAAGGCTTTTCAGCATTGAAGTCCTGTTTTGCAAGAGAAATCGTATGAATTTATAAGATAACACATAACAACTATGAATTCCTCAAAGCCTATGAACTTTTAAACATTCACCTTGACTAAAGAGTGGTAAAATTTGATGTATTCTTCATCGGTAACCTCTTTAGGATTACGCAGCCATATGGCTTTAACATCATTCAAGAGCTCCCACTCGTAAGTTGTTTCGGTGACTTTCTTGGTCTTAGgctttttctctttctctttctcttcctcctcttcatcttctccttcctcAGGAGTGCTGCTTTCAGCtgttgattatataaaaatatgaacttGAGCATTCCAAACCAACTTGAAATTGTCAAAATGCTAAAAAAAACGTTAAGGCGCTTACAGGTCTCTTCTCCATCATTAGACTCGTCATCATCAGCAGGGACCTCTACATCAACCTCATTGGCCACCCAGAGGTTTATAGGGAAGTTGATGAACTCAGAATACTTCCTCACTAGTTCCTGCAACCAACAGAGCATGCATATCATCGACGTCAGACACCAAACCAGAAGAAATTTCAGGTAATGGAAGTTAAAAGGGAGCTTGCATATAGATGTACCTTTAGTTTGCTCACTTCCATGTATTCTCCGGCGTCCTCCTTAAGGTGCAATTTGATTTCAGTACC is drawn from Impatiens glandulifera chromosome 3, dImpGla2.1, whole genome shotgun sequence and contains these coding sequences:
- the LOC124933085 gene encoding chaperone protein dnaJ 11, chloroplastic-like; this encodes MGSSSSYILLLPSNPKFSSVKFGKSVIRISASSCATTSKSRTTSSSSSSLYDVLGIHSGATSKEIKTAYRRLARLVHPDAATASYGDSGEEFIRIHAAYSTLSDDPVKRADYDDSSSSISHSHRRFSRYYAAKPRRTWETDQCW
- the LOC124931303 gene encoding uncharacterized protein LOC124931303, with translation MAHVMRPLLLLQSPRWLRRCCSPASFNHLLSNSSSSPLFGNPRLLFHIFRSVPSSYQSVHFQRRIPKLKDRLAESDLPDTDGEESDSQGLTRQSRNEKKRDARLAVQWGRDIAAFSIPEIKLILRAASLEQEVFDAIMVAKRLGRDVKEGKRRQFNYIGRLIREGEPVMMDGLIQATKDGGLSKLQAFCRKEALITVNVDNAPQVMEYEDEVKASDGCMELVERWLDGLMKRDMNITKEIYSVKEVDFDRQKLRRLVKELYSIQDLQQLDSDEGKGQLDEVAALVSAKKSLKHFLIVLAKQFPIGYLIGGEITEI
- the LOC124929263 gene encoding endoplasmin homolog gives rise to the protein MRKWTIQSVLLLLITLSLLADQGRKIQANAEVETDELVNPPKVEEKFGAVPSGLSTDSDVASREAESISKRSLRSSAEKFKFQAEVSRLMDILINSLYSNKDIFLRELISNASDALDKIRFLSLTDNDILGEGDDAKLEIQIKFDKEKKILSIRDRGIGMTKEDLIKNLGTIAKSGTSAFLEKMQTNGDLSLIGQFGVGFYSVYLVADYVEVVSKHNDDRQHVWESKADGAFAISEDTWNEPLGRGTEIKLHLKEDAGEYMEVSKLKELVRKYSEFINFPINLWVANEVDVEVPADDDESNDGEETSESSTPEEGEDEEEEEKEKEKKPKTKKVTETTYEWELLNDVKAIWLRNPKEVTDEEYIKFYHSLVKDFNAEKPLGWSHFNAEGDVEFKALLFVPPRAPKDLYESYYNTKQSNLKLFVRRVFISDEFDELLPKYLNFLKGIVDSDTLPLNVSREMLQQHSSLKTIKKKLIRKALDMIRKLAEEDPEESNDKDKNVEESSDDANEKKGQYATFWSRFGKSIKLGIIEDATNRNRLAKLLRFESSKSGDKLASLDQYISRMKPGQKDIFYLTGTSKEQLEKSPFLERLNKKNYEVIFFTDPVDEYLMQYLMDFEDKKFQDVSKEGLKIVKDSKDKELKESYKELTKWWKGALGSENNVDDVKVSNRLADSPCVVVTSKYGWSANMERIMQSQTLSDAKKQAYMRGKRVLEINPRHPIIKELKERVAKDPEDEIVKQTAQLMYQTALMESGFVSNDPKDFASWIYNSVKSSLDISHDEVVEEEEEVEVAEEEKAVEKDEDEVAGAAGGGGGDDDVVEEDAASSFKDEL